The Meiothermus sp. QL-1 nucleotide sequence TGCAGCGGCCTGTTGCCCGCCAGCAGTTCGCGGCCCCGCACCACACAAGGAGCGGCGGCCTTGTTGAGGGTTCCTACGAAAGCCCAGTTGCATGGGGTTCCCGAGACCAACAGGGCCAGATCCGGCTTGCCCGAGGGCTTGATGCCTGCCCGGGTGGCCCCAGCACGAAAACCAACGGGAAGTCGCATGGTAGCAGGATATCCTTTCCAACGCCAGGATTCACCACCTATCGCCGGCCTTTTGCCCCTGGCCATGGAGCAGGTTGCTGGGGAGGGCACCAGGAGCGCTCAAAGCCCCGGACGCACCCCAGAAACGCTGCGAGCGTCAGCGGGCTGGGGCGTGACTAGGTCGTTGGCTCGATCAAACCGTAGTTGCCGTCGCGGCGGCGGTAAATTACATTGATCTGCTCGGTGGCAGCGTTGCGGAACACGAAGAAATCGTGGCCCAGGGCCTCCATTTCAAAGGCTGCGTCCTCCGGGGTCATGGGCTTCATGACGAAGCGCTTGGTGCGCACAATGCGAGGTGCTTCTTCTTCTGGCTCCTCCATCCGGGGCGCCGCAGGCACCGAGGCGAGCTGGCGGGCCCGCTGGAAGTAGCGCTCCTTGTAGCGCTTGAGCTGGTACTCCAGCCGGTCGATGGCCCGGTCAATCGCCGCGTACATGTCGGGGTCAGCCTCCTCCACCCGCACGATACCCCCAGGCACGTTGACCTGAATCTCGGCCTTGGCCCGGCGCTCGATGCGGGGGCCCTGGGCCAAAGAAAGCACCACCTTTGCCTCGGCATTGTCGTTGAAGTGGCGGTCCAGCCGGGCCATCTTTTTGTCCAGGTAGTTCTTGAGGGCCTCGGTAATCTCGATCTGACGACCGACCAGTTTATAAACGTTCATGCTTGCCCTCCAACCAGGCGAAGCCCAACCTGTAGACCCGAAGACACCCCCTCGCCTGGTGAACCCATACTATCACCTGGGGTGAGGGATGGATGTCCGAGCTGACTATGGGCTGACCCAGATGGTCTACTATGTTAGGCTATAGCGCCCATCGCGCTCGTCCCGCACCAGCTGGCCTGCCCTGAGCACCACCACCCGCTGAGGATAGGCCTCCACCAGGTCGCGGGCGTGGGTGGCCACCAGCACGGTGGCCCCCCGGGCGTGGGCCCCCTTGAGGATCTCCAACACCGCCAAAGCGTTGGCCGGGTCCAGGTTGCCGGTGGGTTCGTCGGCCAGCAGGACCGGCGGGTCGCCTACCAGCGCGCGCGCGATGGCCACCCGCTGGGCTTCCCCCACCGAGAGCTCCTCGGGGTAGGCCCGCTTCTTGTGCACCAGCCCTACCTGGCGCAAAGCCCGGGTCACCCGAGGAGCCCACTCAGCCGCGGGTACCCCCAGCACCCGCAGCACGAAGAGCAAATTCTCCTCCACGGTTCGGTCCCTGAGCAGGCGATGGTCCTGGTAGACCACCCCAATCCGCCGGCGGTGCAGCGCAATCCGGTCGCCCCGCAAGGCCTTGAGGTTCTCCCCAGCGAAGTAGACCGCCCCCTGGGTGGGCTCGAGGCGCTTGAGGATGAGGTTCAAAAGGCTCGACTTTCCAGCCCCCGAATGCCCCACCAGAAAGACGAACTCGCCCTTCTTAATCTCCAGGCTCACATCGAACAGGGCCTTGGTCCTGGTGCGGGGGTACTCCAGCGTCACCCGGTGGAAGTGAATCATACGCCCCTGCCCCCCAGGCTACACCACAGAGCGCGGGCGAGGATCGAAGCGGCGGATGAGCAAAGCCCCCACCACAAACCCACCGATGTGGGCCCAGAAGGCAATACCCTCCTGGCCCATAAAGTCGCCCAAAAACTGGATCAGCAGCCAATACCCCAGGTAGA carries:
- the hpf gene encoding ribosome hibernation-promoting factor, HPF/YfiA family, translating into MNVYKLVGRQIEITEALKNYLDKKMARLDRHFNDNAEAKVVLSLAQGPRIERRAKAEIQVNVPGGIVRVEEADPDMYAAIDRAIDRLEYQLKRYKERYFQRARQLASVPAAPRMEEPEEEAPRIVRTKRFVMKPMTPEDAAFEMEALGHDFFVFRNAATEQINVIYRRRDGNYGLIEPTT
- the ftsE gene encoding cell division ATP-binding protein FtsE; the protein is MIHFHRVTLEYPRTRTKALFDVSLEIKKGEFVFLVGHSGAGKSSLLNLILKRLEPTQGAVYFAGENLKALRGDRIALHRRRIGVVYQDHRLLRDRTVEENLLFVLRVLGVPAAEWAPRVTRALRQVGLVHKKRAYPEELSVGEAQRVAIARALVGDPPVLLADEPTGNLDPANALAVLEILKGAHARGATVLVATHARDLVEAYPQRVVVLRAGQLVRDERDGRYSLT